The genomic region ATAGAAGAAGAAATAGAAGATATTGCAAAAGAAGCAGATGTAACAAATGAAACATTTAGTATTTATATTAGTGGTATTGATACATATGGTAGTGTAGGGACAGTATCAAGGTCAGATGTGAATCTGATTTTAACAGTTAACCCTACTACTAAAGAAATACTAATGACAAGTATTCCTAGAGATATGTATGTAGATGTTTCTTATAGTACATCATTGAAAGATAAGTTAACTCATGCAGGAAATTATGGTATTAATACTTCTGTAGAAACAATAGAGAACTTCTTAGATATCGATATCAATTACTATCTGAAAGTAAACTTCACATCATTGATTGATATTGTCGATGCATTAGGTGGTGTAAATGTATATTCTCAATATTCATTTACAACACTTACAGGTGGATATTATATTTCCTCTGGTTATAATCAGTTAGAGGGATATGAGGCGTTGTGTTTCGTTAGAGAAAGATATAGTCTTCCTAATGGAGATTATGATCGTGGTATTAATCAAACAGAATTACTAAAAGCAATGATTGAAAAGGTTATTTCACCAACTATTATTACAAACTACACATCCATATTGAACTCAATTGATGGATCGTTTGTAACAAACATGTCAGAAAGTGAAATCCAAAGCTTGATTAAAATGCAGATAAGTGATATGGCATCATGGACATTCCAAACAGTACAAGTAGAAGGTACCGGTGGTGCATATGCATATACTGCAAGTTATCCTAGTCAAAAACTATCAGTACAATATCCAGTAGATTCTTCTGTGCAAGAAGTATCGGATTATATTAATGCTATGATGACTGGAGAAAGCATTACAGTAGAATAAATAAGAAAAGGGGAACTATTTTGAATACGTTATTATTACCAACACTTTTAATAACAATTGAATCATTAGTATATTTAATAATAGGAAACTGTTTAAACATTCCTTTAGAATTAAGTATAAGAACATTAGTCTTATACTTAATCTTTATGTTTACATACGGACACTATTCACAAAGAACAACACTAATATGGGATGAAATGAAAAATGTTGCTAAAGCAATGTTTCTCTATTTCATCGCCATATTTATGTTTGTTTCAGTAGATACTTATCCTTTAAGTATCTTCTTATATGGTTGCATTAGTGTTAGTATGTTTCTTTTTGCAATAGGTTTAAGTAGATTCTTACGTGTTAAACTACGTAGTTATATTGCAAGAAGGACACTAGTAATAGGAACAGGAAAAGAAGCAGTACGATATTTAGATATTACTAAAAACAATAGATTTGCTTTAACAAAAGTAGTAGGAATGGTGTCACTAGATGCAACTCCTAAGTTTGGTGGAAAGCTGTTTGAAACACAAACTATTTCTTCTAAACATATAAACTTAGGACAATATGGATATTATCAATTAGATGAAGTAATCTTAAAAAAACGTATTAATCAAATTGTAATAATATTACCAGATGTAGAAAGAAAAATAACAGAAGAAGTAATGAGAGATGTTAATGGAAAAGTACGTCACATTAAGTTCTTTGTAGAAGGAACAGGATTAATTACATTCTCTTCTGTAGTACAAGACTTTGATGGATTACTGTTAGTATCTACTTCTAGATCTACCATGAGTATTCTAGATAGAATTCTAAAACGTACAGTAGATATATTAGCAGGACTAGTAGGATGTCTTATCAACATCCCACTAGCCTTAATGATTAAATATAAGTATGTAAAAAACGGAGATAAAGATCCTATTATTTTCTGTCAAGATAGAATAGGTAAAGATGGTAAAACTATAAAAATATATAAATTTAGAACAATGATTCCTAATGCAGAAGCAGTATTAGAGAAGTTAATGGATGAAAATCCATCCATTAAAAAAGAGTATCTTATTAACAAAAAACTAAGGAATGATCCTAGGATCACTCCTTTAGGTAATAAACTAAGAAATTCATCACTAGATGAATTCCCTCAGTTTATTAATGTCCTAAAAGGAGAAATGTCTTTAGTAGGACCTAGACCATATCTCTTTAGAGAAAAAGAAGATATGGATATCTACTTTGATGCGATAGTATCTTGTAAACCAGGTATAACAGGTATGTGGCAAGCCAATGGTAGAAGTGATGTAGGATTTGAAGATAGATGTAAGTTAGATGATTATTACTATAATAACTGGTCAGTGTCATTAGATTTTGTTATAATTTATAAAACTGTAAAGGGTGTATTCTACGGAAAAGGGGCGTTGTAATTTATAAATAAATATTTTTCTGTTTATCATGCAAATGAATGTTAAAAAGAATTAAAAATAATTTGAAGAATTTATACAAAAAGGATGTGTTTGGATAGTATGAATGAATTAGTATCAATTATTACTCCTTGTTTTAACAGTGAGGACCTTATTGAAGAAACAATCCGCTCTGTACAAGAGCAAGATTATACAAATTGGGAAATGATCATTATTGATGATTGTTCTAGTGATGGTACAAGTTTAATAGTAGAAAAATTTACAAGAAAAGATAAACGAATTAAATTTATCCAGTTGAGAAATAACTCCGGTGCTGCAGTTGCAAGGAATAAAGGTCTTGACGAAGCGCAAGGGCGTTTTATTGCTTATTTGGATGCTGATGATTTATGGGTCCCAAATAAACTAACTATGCAAATTGATTTTTTAGTAAAAAACGGTTATGGATTCTCTTGTTGCGATTATGAGAAAATTGATATAGATGGGGTTTCATTGAATAAATACATTTCAATGCCGAAAAGCATGTCATATAATCAGTTTTTACGCAATACCATCATTCAAACAGTAGGTGTAATAATTGACTTAGATATTATTGATAAAAAATTGTTGATAATGCCAAATGTTAGACGTGGTCAAGATGCAGCAACATGGTTACAAATTTTAAAAAGTGGGACTGAATTCAAGGGTCAAAATATTGTACTTGCAAAATATAGAAGAGTACCAAAATCTCTTAGTTCAAACAAAATTAAAGCGTTTAAAAGAACGTGGTACATATATAGGCATATTGAAAAATTATCATTTATTAAATCTTTTTACTGTGCTATAGGATGGGCGTACAATGCTATAAAAAAAAGAATATATTTTAATAGATAGTGATTAAAAGGAATAAGGGGGAAAATTAATGAACTTAGTTTTTATAACAAAATTTTATCCATTCGGACTTGGCGAAACATTTATAGAAAATGAAATTAAAATAATGTCTAATTACTATGATAAAATTTTGATCATTTCTTGTGATGTCCAGGACTGTGATAAAATAATTAGGCCTCTTCCTAAAAATGTAGAAGCCATCAAATTATCTGGAATGTCTCGTTTTGACAAGGCGAAGAGTGTAATCAAAGGAAGCAAGTATATTATTTCCAGTGATGAAAGTATCATGTATGAAATGCAGGATTGCAGAAACATACTACAAAAAATATTCGTCGGATATTTTGAACAAAAGAACCAACATTTATCGGCTCAAATAATTGATTCAAAACTTTTACGTGATTTTTGTGATAATGATTTTATATTATATAGTTATTGGTTTTTTAGTACTGCAAAATTAGGTGTTGAAATCAATAATAAGTATAATTCGCTATTTTTCTTTAGTAGAGCCCATCGCTATGATTTATATGAAGAACGTAGTTTAATAAAACGTCTTCCTTTCAGGAATCTTCTACTAGAAGAATGTGATAATGTGTTACCTTGCTCAGAAAATGGAACAAGTTATCTAAAGAAAAAATATCCGAATTTTTCTAATAAAATAATGACATCATTACTCGGTACCCTAGATTATGGTATAGCTCCTTATTCTGCTGACGGTAAATTTAGAATTGTAAGTTGTTCTAGAGTGGAGTCTGTAAAAAGACTGGATAAACTTGTTTTGGCACTTGAACTTTTGCAAAATGAATATACTAATATTGAATGGGTACACATAGGTGATGGTACTAAATACAACAAAGTTTATAATCTGGCAAAAAAAAGGTTAAAAAACATTAAAGTTTCTTTTTTTGGGGCACTATCAAATTCTGATGTTTTGGAATTTTATAAAAATAATCCAATTGATTTATTTGTTAATGTGAGTTCTAGCGAAGGACTACCGGTCTCAATTATGGAAGCAATAAGCTTTGGAATACCGGCTCTCGCTACTGATGTAGGGGGTACATCCGAGATTGTTATTGACAATGTAACAGGAAAATTAATGAGAGATGATTTTAAAAATGAGGATCTTTTTGATGGAATAAAATATTTTATTCTATCTGAAAACAAGGAAACAAAAATACAATTAAGAGAATCATGTAGAAATTATTGGAAAGAAAATTTTCAAGCAGAAAAAAACTATAATTTATTGCATACATATCTAATTAAGGAGGAATAAGATGAAAGTGTCTGGTAAAATTGCGCTTCTTAAGCGTTGGACTAAAATTATCACAGGACGAAATCGTGTTGCTATACCCCAGGGGGTTGGGAAAATTTATTCAAAAAACGAAATTCTAGGATACTATAATGATTTAACTGGAAAAGTAAATGATGATACTTTATTAGACGATCAAGGAATACCGTTAAATTTGATAGGAAACGGAGATCTTGTTTACTTCCCAATTAGTATTTTTCAATACGCTTTGGGCATGTGGGATAAATTCTTGCTAGAAAAAGATAATAGTTATAAAAATAAATTTCTTCAATTAGCTGAATGGGTAATTCTAAATCAAAAAAATGATGGATCTTGGAACTGTTTTGGTCCTATTGGATATGAATATTTTTCTGTCTCATCCATGGGGCAAGGTGAAGCTATATCGGTAATGCTACGTGCTTATGTCTGCAATAGAGATTCAAAATGGCTTGATGCCACGACTAAAGCTATAGAATTTATGTGTTTAGATGTCGAAAGTGGAGGAACAATACTTCACGAAAATGGAAAAATTTATTTAGAAGAGTATCCATCTATAGACGAAAATTTGTCACATCCAAAGGTAACGGTTTTGAATGGCTGGATTTTTTCACTTTTTGGTATGTATGATTATTTACAAATTATAGAAAATGAAAAAGTAGAGGAGATTTACTTAAAGTCGATAGACACATTAAAAGAAACTCTTTGTAAATATGACATGGGATATTGGACTTATTACGATCGCTCTGGTTTAATCGCTAGCCCTGCATATCATAATCTTCATGTGAATCTTTTACTAGTTTTATCTGATTTAACAGGAGAGGTTTATTTCAAAGAAATTGCAATAAAGTGGGAACAGTATCCTTTAAAAAAGATGAATGTTATTAGAGCTGTATATAGAAAAATAATTCAAAAAATGGGTGAAAGTTCAGAAGGAGTAATTATAAAATGAAACGCGTATTATGTATAGTTGGTGGCATGAATGCTGGTGGTGCAGAAACTTTTTTAATGAAAATATACAGAGAATTAGACAAGTCTAAGTATCAAATGGATTTTTGTGTCACTACTAAGAAAAAAGGATTTTATGATGACGAAATATGCAGTATGGGCGGTAGAGTAATAAGGGTGGTTCCAAAAAGCGAAAACCCTATTAAATCCTTCTTTAGTTATTACTGCACAATAAAGAATAATAATTATAAAATTGTTCTAAGAACTTCGCAACACTCACTTTCTGCCATAGAGCTGTTAATTGGCTGGCTTGCAGGCGCTAAAACAAGGGTTTATAGATCTAGCAATTCCCAAACGATGGGTACTGGGATAGAAGCCGTTTTTCATAAAATGTTTTCCTTTCTGCCCAAAATTTTTGCAAATGTAAAAATTGCCCCTTCTGATAAAGCAGCAATTTTTATGTTTGGAAAACAAGAATATCAAAACGGTAAGGTTTTGATTTTGAAAAATGGAATTCCTATTGATGACTTTTTATTTAATGAAGATTTGAGAAAGAAAACTAGATGTGATTTGAAGATTGATGATAAGTTTGTCATGGGACACATAGGGAGATTTAGCAATCAAAAAAACCATAGGTTTTTAATAGATATTTTTAGTGAATTCAACAAAATAAAAACCAATTCTTGTCTACTTTTGATCGGCACAGGCGAGCTCAAGGATGATATTGTGTCATATATAGAAAATAAAGGCTTATCAAATAAGGTGTTTTTATTAGGCGTTAGGAATGATATTCCTGCATTGTTATCAGCTATGGACACTTTTGTTTTCCCTTCTTTTTATGAGGGGATGCCAAATACTGTTATTGAAGCTCAAGCAAATGGGCTATCTTCTTTTATATCTAATACTATTTCAAATGATGTCAAAATCAATGATAATGTGCATTTGCTCGATATCGAAACGCCCGCTGATAAGTGGGCAAATGTGATAGTAGATAAATATGACAGATTATCTATTGATGAATGTCAATTTAATCTGACAGCTAGTGGCTATAATATAAAGGATGTAGTTAAAATGTTTGAAAAAGAAGTTTTATTAAAGGAGGTAAATTAAATGGGCTTATTGTTTTTAACTATATTTTTGTTAATATCAACAATTATATATTGTGGTGGTAGAACCACTTTTGCAATTATGATGTCTTATTTAATTATTTCTCCAGATATTCAGATATTTGGAATGCAGATTGACTCTATTTACTTGGCTGTTCTGTATTTTTTAATACTTATATTGCGAACAAAACCAAAAATTAAAAAACCCCCAGTTGTTTTTAATGCATATCTTAAATTAATAATATTGGTATATCTTGTTTACAGTGTATCTTGGCTAGTATTTAGTAGATTAGACTTTGTAACATATCTTAGCTGTGTTACTGGTGCAATAAAAATTCTGCTATTTTTATTAGAGGTCTGGATAATGAATGAAAGTCTGGAAAATTTAGATTATACTTGTGAAACTGCTAAAATGATAGGAATCGTTCTAATAATAAATTTTGTTTTCATTTTATTTCAAAAATCTAGTTTAGATTTATCAATGACTTTTTTGGATACATATTTATCAAATGAAGAATACGAATATATGGTATATTCTACAAAATACGGTTACTATAACCGTTTCAATGGACTGTTTGCCTACCCGATGCACATGGGTCTTTTCGGTACTTATGCTATAGCTTTTTTGACAATGTATGATCACAAATTGAAATCTCTATTTAAATGGATTTTGATTTTTATAGCGGGATATATAGGGATTCTATCAGCATCCAAAAGTTTTATTTTTGGAGTAGTTATTTTTTACTGTTTAAATATGGTGAGGCTTTTTATTCAAAGTAAATCTACAGCCCCCAAAAAATATTCAGTGATAGGCGTATTTCTTATTGCAATGCTTTTTATTATTTTCTATAATCAAATATATAATCTTGTTTTAAATGTTTTTGGATCTAATTTTGCAAGATACATTTTGATGTTATCAACCCCAATGGAGATATTATCAACTCGTTTTGATGCGGATACGGGGGCTATAAATGATTTGATGTATTTTTTAGAAAACCACTTCTTTTTTGGGGTAGGCCCATCTAGTATTATGGGGGAATATGTAATGGATAATGCCTTCTATATGATTTTACACAATGGGGGGATGCTGGCAGTTAGTATCGTGGCTTATTTTTATACAAAACTTGTTTTTTTATGCAAAAATAAATCAAATCATCTAATAATGATATTTTTGGTATTTGTTACTGGATTAGGATTTCAAACTTGGATAGTTGAAACTATTTCGGTTTGGATAATATTTTATATTGTGCTTGATTTAAAAGAAAGTAGTAGTTTTTCTTTTGATTTAAAGTTCAAAAGAAGTAATCTTAAGGAAATGTGAAATTTTTATTAATTTAAAGAATAGATATTAATGTTCGCGGAAAGGCGGAGTGCTTAAATGAATAATTTATTTATTGTTAAAGATAAAGGGATGTATTTCTATCCTTTAGAAGAGAAATGCGTATGTTCCACAAGGGAAACAATATCTTGTCGCATATTGAAGAAAATATATACTAAATTAAATATTGCATTCCCTGCATATATTATTAATACCATTGTACTAGATTGGATTGCTAATTCACAAGATGTGATCGTAGTTACTGATTCAGCATTTAGCATATCTTTCGTGAAATTTTTAAAGAAAAAAAAAGTGAATATGTGCCTTTATTTTCAAAACGAAATAACAAATGAAAACTGTTATAAAATGTCTTTTTTTGATAATATATATACTTATGATAATGTAGATGCCAAAAAATATGGACTAAAATTTATGCACTATCCATACTCAGGAAAGGTAAAAAAAAATAATTCCACTAACTATCTTTATGACGTTTACTTTATTGGAAACGCAAAAGATAGAGAACCTCAAATCTTAAAATTATACGGAGAATTAAAAAAAGCAGGACTAAGTGTTCTTTTTAAAGTTGTTGGAGCAGAAAGCAAATCTATTAAAAGTGATAAGTATGTCAATTATGAAGAAAATTTAAAATATATAGAACAATCTAAGTGTCTTTTGGATATCAATGATGTTAATCAACACGCGCCATCGATTAGATATTTAGAATCAATTTTTTTGGAGAAAAAACTTATCACTACCCAAACCAACATAAGAACATATAAGTATTTTAATCCTGAAAATACTTTGGTCATAGATTCAGACAACTATTTTGATCAGCTTAATGATTTTATTGCCAAGGAATATAAAGAAGTAGAAACAAATTTTGATAATATTGATTTTCATAATTGGATTGATCTGTTTTATTAAGATTAAGAGAATTTAGTTAATATGGATACAGAGAAGGGATAAGAAAAATGAAAGCAGATAGAATAGAAATAATATTAGTTACAGGGGCTGCAGGATTTATAGGATCACATTTATGTGAGCAATTACTTAGAGAAGGAATAAACGTTATCGGAATAGATTCTTTTAATTCTTATTATGATGTCGAGATTAAGAAAAACAATGTGAAATTAATAGAAGCTACTGCAAAAGATAATGGCAAAAATTTCCAGATGCTTACAGGGGATATCAGAGACACACAGTTTCTAAACACGGTCTTTAGTAAATATAAAATTGATGCGATAGTTTCATTAGCTGCAAATGCAGGGGTTAGACCATCAATTGAAGAACCTTTAGAATATATTTCGGTAAATTTGGATGGACTAACTAAATTACTTGAATGTGCAAAAAATTACGGAATAAAAAAGTTTATTTTTGCGTCATCATCATCAGTTTATGGAAATAATAGGAAAACACCTTTTTCAGAAGAGGACCCTGTGGATAACCCTATTTCTCCTTATGCAGCCACAAAAAAAGCTGGAGAATTAATCTGTTATACATATCATTCGTTATATGATATTAATATTGCTTGCCTTCGATATTTCACAGTATATGGACCGAGGCAAAGACCAGATTTAGCAATTAATAAGTTTACAAGATTAATATTTAACGGCAGTAAGATTGAAATGTATGGTGACGGATCAACGGCACGAGATTATACATATGTTTCAGACGTTGTTTCAGGAACTATTGCAGCAATAAACTATCTCTCACGAGATGAAAGTATTTATGATATTTTTAATTTGGGCGGTTCGAATCCGATTAAGCTAATTGATCTAATTGATTTAATAGCTAAAACTTTAAATAAACCGGTTGAGATTATTACTAAGCCTATGCAACCTGGAGATGTTGAAGTTACGTTTAGTGATTTTAGTAGGGCACAAGAAAAATTAAACTACTATCCTCAAGTGACTATTGAAAAAGGGATTGAAAATTTTGTAAGATGGTATGTAAAGAACTCGGATTAGTAAATAACTAAATTTTAATAAAAAAATGGATTTTATCTGATGCATTTTTCTATAAAAATAATTTTTATAAAATTCAAAATGGGAAGGCGTTAAAATGAAAGGCATAATTTTAGCAGGTGGGAGTGGTACAAGATTATACCCTCTTACACAAGTAACAAGTAAACAATTATTACCAATATATGATAAACCTATGATATATTATCCATTATCAACCCTAATGTTAGCAGGTATAAAGAATATTTTAATAATCTCTACACCCGAGGATACACCAAGATTTAAAGATTTGCTTTGCGATGGTAACCAGTATGGGATTAACTTGGAATATAAAGTACAAGAAAGTCCTGACGGATTGGCACAAGCTTTTACTATAGGTGAAGAATTCATCGGAAGTGATAGCGTTGCTATGATTTTAGGAGATAATATTTTCTATGGACATGGGTTAACAAAAAGATTAAAAGAAGCAGAAAAGAAACAAGAAGGAGCGACTGTTTTTGGATATTATGTAGATGATCCAGAAAGATTTGGGATAGTTGAATTTGATGATAAAGGAAATGCATTATCATTAGAAGAAAAACCTGTTAATCCAAAGTCTAACTATGCAGTAACTGGATTATATTTTTATGATAACAAAGTGGTTGAATATGCAAAAAACTTAAAGCCAAGTGCTAGAGGTGAGTTAGAAATTACAGACATTAATAAAATTTATCTAGAAGAAAACAAATTAAGTGTAGAATTACTTGGTCGTGGATTTACATGGCTAGATACTGGTACTCATGAATCTCTTGCTGATGCCACTTCATTTGTGCAAACTGTGGAGAATTACACAAACAGAAAAATAGCTTGTTTGGAAGAAATATCATATAGTAATGGTTGGATTACAAAAGAGCAGTTAGAAGAAAGATGTCAGCTATATAGTAAGAATCAATATGGAAAATATCTAAAAGAGATATTAGATGGTAAATTTCAGTTTTAGGAGAATGTAATATGGAAGAACTATTAGAGTGGATTAATCATTTAAATGAAACAACACATGTAGACATAAAAACAAGTGAAATGAGTGATGACTCTTTTTGGTTTTTAGATACTCGAACAGGATATATAAAGAATCGTAATAATTCTTTCTTTTCCATTGCCGGAATTAAAGGAAATGTGAATAATAAAGAAATACAACAGCCTATCATCATACAAAATGAGATAGGCTATCTTGGTATTATATGTAAAGAGTTTGAAGGAGTTACAAAGTATTTGATGCAAGCGAAAATAGAACCAGGAAACATTAACTGTGTTCAGATTTCGCCTACAATACAAGCTACTAAAAGCAATTTCACTCAAAAACATGGAGGTAAGAAACCTGATTATTTAGATTTCTTCATTAATGCAAATGAGTATCAAATAATTGCAGATCAAATACAATCAGAACAGTCTTCAAGATTTTATAAAAAAAGAAATAGAAATATGATTATTAAGGTGACTGGAGATGTTGAAGTACTACCGAGATTTAGATGGATGACTTTATGTGAGATAAAAGAAATTATGAAGTATCGTAATTTAGTGAATATGGATACTAGAACTGTATTATCATGTTTACCACTTGTTGATGTAAACGCTAGTGATATTGATTGTCAGTTCAATTATTTATCAGAAGAATTTAAGAAATCAATACATTCGATAGAATATATTGATGAAATCACGTCTATATATCATAAAATAAATAATTACAAGATGTTTAACTACAATGAAGCTAAAATTGTCTCATTATATGAATTAGATAATTGGAATGTATCTAATTTAGGAGTATCATGTAAGAGTGATTTCCCATACGAAGTGAATATATATGATATTGAAATAGAAGGAAGAGAAGTAACTAAATGGCAACAGCCATTATTTAAAGCAAATGGTATTGCTTTATTTGGATTGATTAGAACAATAATTAATGGAGAGTATAAATATTTAGTAAAGTTATCACCAGAAATTGGTAATTTTGATGCAATGGAAATCGGACCAACAATACAAAAAGAATATGGTGAAACTTATCAAGAGGATGCTATAGAAGTCCTTTTTAAAGACAGAATAGATAGAAATATAAGTGTTTCTTTTGATTCTATTTTATCAGAAGAAGGCGGAAGATTTTATCATGAAGAAAACAGAAATATTATTTTAGATGTAGAGTATGAGGACTTAAAGGAGTTACCTTTAGAATACTCATTATTATCTTATCGTGCCTTAAATCACTTGAATTTAGTTAACAACTGTTTAAATATACAACTTAGAAATTTATTATCAACAATGGAGGTTTGTTAATGAATAAAATACGTATTGGAGTAATTAGTCCATCAGAAATAGCTTTTAGAAGATTTATGCCTGCTATTTTGAACCATGATTCGTTTGAATATGTAGGTGTGGCGTATCCAACTTCTGATGAATGGGATAATGCTTCCGTGTCACAACTAGATTTAGAAATTAATAAAGCAAAAGATTTCATGAAAGAGTACGGTGGAAATATATATGAAGGGTATAAATCGGTTATTAGCGACCCATCTATAGATGCAATATATCTTCCATTACCACCAGCTTTACATTATAAATGGGCCAAGTTGGCTTTAGAGAATAACAAACATGTTTTTTTAGAGAAACCATCGACTACAAATGAGAAAGACACATTAGAGCTTGTAGAACTAGCAAATAGCAAGTCACTAGCACTACATGAAAATTATATGTTTCAATATCATAATCAAATAGATCTATTAAAAGAATTAATAGATACTAAAGAAGTTGGTGAAACGAGACTGATTAGAACTAATTTTGGTTTTCCTAAAAGATTAAGTAATGATTTTCGTTATAACAAAGACTTAGGTGGTGGTGCATTACTTGATTGTGGAGGATACCCACTTAGATTAATGTCTAAATTAATGGAGCATGATTTGGAAGTAATAGCCTCTAAATTAGTATATAATGAAAATGATATTGACTTGTTTGGAAGTGTAATGCTTACAAACAGTGATGTAATAGGACAAGTGTCATTCGGTATGGATAATGCTTATAAATGTGATATTGAAGTATGGGGAAGTAATGGAACTATTTATACAGGCAGAGTATTTACTGCTCCAGAAGGTTTTGAAACATCAATAGTAATCAATAAAAATAATCAAGAGTCTACTATTTCTGTTAGAGGAGATGATACTTTCTACAAGTCTATTGATAAGTTTTATAAATGTATAACAGATGATAATATTAGAGAGTTAGAGTATAAAGAGTTATTAACACAAATTAGATTAGTTGAAGAAGTAAGAAAAGAGGGGAAGTAAAGTGAAAAAAGTAGAAACTAAGTTACCAGGAGTTTTTGTTATAGAACCAAATGTATTTTATGATTATAGAGGCTATTTCATGCAGTCCTATGCAATTAATACATATGAACCATTAGGAATCAATAATACATTTGTACAAGATAACCATGCTTTTACAGAAAAAAAAGGAACAATTAGAGCTATTCATTTCCAAAATGATCCTTTTGCACAAGCAAAATTAGTAAGATGTACTAGAGGGAGTATACTCGACGTAGCTGTTGATTTAAGAGAAGGGTCTCCAACTTACGGGATGTGGGATGCCGTTGAACTATCAGCTGAAAATTTTAAGCAAATTTATATTCCTAGAGGTTTTGGTCATGGGTATATGAC from Tannockella kyphosi harbors:
- a CDS encoding NDP-hexose 2,3-dehydratase family protein; amino-acid sequence: MEELLEWINHLNETTHVDIKTSEMSDDSFWFLDTRTGYIKNRNNSFFSIAGIKGNVNNKEIQQPIIIQNEIGYLGIICKEFEGVTKYLMQAKIEPGNINCVQISPTIQATKSNFTQKHGGKKPDYLDFFINANEYQIIADQIQSEQSSRFYKKRNRNMIIKVTGDVEVLPRFRWMTLCEIKEIMKYRNLVNMDTRTVLSCLPLVDVNASDIDCQFNYLSEEFKKSIHSIEYIDEITSIYHKINNYKMFNYNEAKIVSLYELDNWNVSNLGVSCKSDFPYEVNIYDIEIEGREVTKWQQPLFKANGIALFGLIRTIINGEYKYLVKLSPEIGNFDAMEIGPTIQKEYGETYQEDAIEVLFKDRIDRNISVSFDSILSEEGGRFYHEENRNIILDVEYEDLKELPLEYSLLSYRALNHLNLVNNCLNIQLRNLLSTMEVC
- the rfbA gene encoding glucose-1-phosphate thymidylyltransferase RfbA produces the protein MKGIILAGGSGTRLYPLTQVTSKQLLPIYDKPMIYYPLSTLMLAGIKNILIISTPEDTPRFKDLLCDGNQYGINLEYKVQESPDGLAQAFTIGEEFIGSDSVAMILGDNIFYGHGLTKRLKEAEKKQEGATVFGYYVDDPERFGIVEFDDKGNALSLEEKPVNPKSNYAVTGLYFYDNKVVEYAKNLKPSARGELEITDINKIYLEENKLSVELLGRGFTWLDTGTHESLADATSFVQTVENYTNRKIACLEEISYSNGWITKEQLEERCQLYSKNQYGKYLKEILDGKFQF
- the rfbC gene encoding dTDP-4-dehydrorhamnose 3,5-epimerase; translated protein: MKKVETKLPGVFVIEPNVFYDYRGYFMQSYAINTYEPLGINNTFVQDNHAFTEKKGTIRAIHFQNDPFAQAKLVRCTRGSILDVAVDLREGSPTYGMWDAVELSAENFKQIYIPRGFGHGYMTLEDNSEVQYKCDDIYDTKTERVLRWDDPTIGIEWGISDPIVSQKDQDAPFLSECDINFKYTGDE
- a CDS encoding SDR family NAD(P)-dependent oxidoreductase, coding for MKADRIEIILVTGAAGFIGSHLCEQLLREGINVIGIDSFNSYYDVEIKKNNVKLIEATAKDNGKNFQMLTGDIRDTQFLNTVFSKYKIDAIVSLAANAGVRPSIEEPLEYISVNLDGLTKLLECAKNYGIKKFIFASSSSVYGNNRKTPFSEEDPVDNPISPYAATKKAGELICYTYHSLYDINIACLRYFTVYGPRQRPDLAINKFTRLIFNGSKIEMYGDGSTARDYTYVSDVVSGTIAAINYLSRDESIYDIFNLGGSNPIKLIDLIDLIAKTLNKPVEIITKPMQPGDVEVTFSDFSRAQEKLNYYPQVTIEKGIENFVRWYVKNSD
- a CDS encoding Gfo/Idh/MocA family protein → MNKIRIGVISPSEIAFRRFMPAILNHDSFEYVGVAYPTSDEWDNASVSQLDLEINKAKDFMKEYGGNIYEGYKSVISDPSIDAIYLPLPPALHYKWAKLALENNKHVFLEKPSTTNEKDTLELVELANSKSLALHENYMFQYHNQIDLLKELIDTKEVGETRLIRTNFGFPKRLSNDFRYNKDLGGGALLDCGGYPLRLMSKLMEHDLEVIASKLVYNENDIDLFGSVMLTNSDVIGQVSFGMDNAYKCDIEVWGSNGTIYTGRVFTAPEGFETSIVINKNNQESTISVRGDDTFYKSIDKFYKCITDDNIRELEYKELLTQIRLVEEVRKEGK